One part of the Magallana gigas chromosome 5, xbMagGiga1.1, whole genome shotgun sequence genome encodes these proteins:
- the LOC105321065 gene encoding LOW QUALITY PROTEIN: prothoracicostatic peptide (The sequence of the model RefSeq protein was modified relative to this genomic sequence to represent the inferred CDS: substituted 1 base at 1 genomic stop codon), translating to MLCHLEQLLLSCIVLCLVKVCASLKAQDEASVNDHDIVRRQAMGHSFGDELEGFDLDPKRVNNWNQFPAWGKRLSKRRWSSLGAWGKRSWLDRLISANNNWGKRWKSMSNSWGKRQAPSEFDGLSDDYINIKKRSVDSKSSHNSRNKRSIPTELSPEQNEEKRRWSSLSAWGKRSDDDEKRRWSSLSAWGKRSNPEAIDDNDSDNISKRKWSSFSSWGKRGDPVDLSKRLYSYWQNRLMTNNPWMERRGWNAFSSWGKRSMDXNSQILKMKGTLFMAK from the coding sequence ATGCTTTGCCATCTAGAGCAGCTGCTTCTCTCGTGTATAGTGCTATGCCTTGTTAAAGTTTGTGCTAGCCTAAAGGCACAAGATGAAGCCTCTGTCAATGACCACGACATTGTAAGGAGACAAGCAATGGGTCATAGTTTCGGTGATGAACTCGAAGGGTTTGATCTGGATCCGAAGAGAGTCAATAATTGGAATCAATTCCCGGCCTGGGGAAAAAGATTATCTAAACGCAGATGGTCTTCTCTGGGGGCCTGGGGAAAAAGGAGTTGGCTGGATCGACTTATCAGTGCAAACAATAACTGGGGTAAGCGATGGAAGTCCATGTCCAACTCATGGGGGAAACGCCAAGCCCCTTCGGAATTCGACGGTTTAAGCGACGATTATATTAACATTAAGAAGAGATCTGTCGACTCTAAATCCAGCCACAATTCTAGGAACAAGCGATCGATACCTACCGAGCTGTCCCCCGAGCAAAATGAAGAAAAGAGAAGATGGTCGTCATTGTCGGCGTGGGGAAAAAGGAGCGACGATGACGAGAAGCGAAGATGGTCCTCTCTTTCAGCTTGGGGTAAAAGGAGTAACCCGGAAGCAATAGATGACAATGATAgtgataatatttcaaaacGGAAGTGGTCAAGTTTCTCATCTTGGGGAAAACGCGGCGATCCCGTTGATTTGTCCAAAAGGCTTTACTCCTACTGGCAAAACCGTTTAATGACAAATAACCCATGGATGGAGCGAAGGGGATGGAATGCGTTTTCATCTTGGGGAAAGCGATCTATGGACTAAAACAGtcagattttgaaaatgaaagggACTCTCTTTATGGCAAAATAA